A section of the Streptomyces sp. NBC_01591 genome encodes:
- a CDS encoding glycoside hydrolase family 2 protein produces MSEKALGPGRRNVLIAGLAGAGAVLVPAGSASAASPERARKEEGRRTVNLCTDWAFWREDVKGAQEPSFDDSEWAGVSIPHTMRLERKEPIVYNVFAGIGWYRRYLRMDSGDKDRRVTVRFDGVQTNCVVYLNGVKLVEHHGGYLGFSVDVTGKLHRDRDNLLAVRVSNLDDPKTPPGKPREELGFLTYGGIYRDVTVQTTGRIHITDPLEADRVAGGGVFVTYPHADAERAVVNARTNVENSSDASAVTKLRSTIYDPQGKIVARDIQTATIARGAQHDFEASLEVLHPDLWHPDSPHLYRLVSEVVQGDQVLDSLTTRIGIRRIEYRPDGFYINGERLYLRGANIHQNYAYVGDAAPASMKWREALRLKLGGFNAVRAAHYPHDPAFLDAADEIGLVVVACMPGWQFWSENATFVNRTYADAVQMIRRDRNRPSVVLWETSLNETHYPEWWAKKVAELAHAEMPNDQMFTAGDYGLWGKQHYDVNYKVVNTDGSDPDRNKPFFTREWGDWEGPCQAGREGGEEGLVGQVERRQKYLNGPGYWDWGGLDASPRIGGYFLWVFEDYGTNSPYQKSGAVDIDRYPKYCYHWLKGMQSPKNPNHGGPMVFIASTYSANSSREVMVFSNTDHVKLYQNGTLVGEKSRSQNAGTAKHIAGKDGNPYYTFSLPSFAEGELRAEGHIDGKLVTSQVVKTPGVPHHIEIEIDDAGVREALRDLLAYYLRDASPSGAKAASTLADDVRPDMVDALIKKAGAQRGSALPAAAAEALRRFARARTRIQPVADGSDLIPVFIKVVDVNGTVVPTSTAEIELAVTGKGSLVGHDIPRLAVQRQKAGAGIGYALLAADKDPGAITITAKSDGVKSGAFTVWTEPYSGRHLPDGRHPEWKDISTLEDQGAQNIALNMPTTASSFQPGNIPDNAVDDTPNTKWVANGSGSAWWQVDVSKSSDISEFQIVWESDQATYRYAILTSDDAENWTKVVDKESNTAKSATVIHKVSAKARYVRVNVPAVDGGWPSMREFRVVPPGGTGGGTPVDPGPQIPRDRISEVSATSHESGFEPAKALDDDITFGTGWAAASATLPQTLTVQLSAAHDLVGTRIHWGKDSSWYTYNLQVSGDGQEWTTAIPELTRGGQYKLPETFTAERAQYVRINITDVSGGGAQSVAGIAEVILYGSPS; encoded by the coding sequence ATGAGCGAGAAAGCACTTGGTCCTGGACGCCGCAATGTACTGATTGCGGGCCTCGCCGGTGCCGGTGCGGTGCTTGTACCCGCCGGCTCGGCGAGTGCCGCATCGCCGGAAAGAGCACGTAAGGAAGAGGGGCGGCGTACCGTCAACCTCTGCACCGACTGGGCATTCTGGCGGGAGGACGTCAAGGGCGCGCAGGAGCCGTCCTTCGACGACTCCGAGTGGGCGGGTGTGTCGATTCCGCACACCATGCGGCTGGAACGCAAAGAGCCCATCGTCTACAACGTCTTCGCCGGCATCGGCTGGTACCGCCGGTACTTGCGGATGGATTCCGGCGACAAGGACCGCAGAGTGACGGTCCGGTTCGACGGTGTGCAGACGAACTGCGTGGTGTACCTCAACGGCGTGAAGCTCGTCGAGCATCACGGTGGCTATCTCGGATTCTCCGTCGACGTCACCGGCAAGCTCCACCGGGACCGTGACAATCTCCTCGCCGTGCGCGTCTCGAATCTCGACGACCCGAAGACGCCTCCCGGCAAACCGCGCGAAGAACTCGGGTTCCTCACCTACGGCGGCATCTACCGCGACGTGACGGTGCAGACGACCGGCCGCATCCACATCACCGATCCTCTGGAGGCCGACCGCGTCGCAGGCGGCGGGGTGTTCGTCACCTACCCGCACGCCGACGCGGAGCGGGCCGTTGTCAACGCCAGGACGAATGTCGAGAACAGCTCTGACGCATCCGCCGTCACCAAGCTGCGGTCGACGATCTACGACCCACAAGGAAAGATCGTCGCCCGGGACATCCAGACCGCGACGATCGCGCGTGGCGCCCAGCACGACTTCGAGGCGAGCCTGGAGGTGCTCCACCCCGACCTGTGGCACCCGGACAGCCCGCACCTGTACCGGCTCGTCAGCGAGGTCGTCCAGGGCGACCAGGTGCTGGACTCCCTCACCACGCGCATCGGCATCCGCCGCATCGAATACCGGCCGGACGGCTTCTACATCAACGGTGAGCGCCTCTACCTGCGCGGCGCGAACATCCACCAGAACTATGCCTACGTCGGCGACGCCGCACCGGCTTCGATGAAGTGGCGTGAGGCGCTCCGGCTGAAGCTGGGCGGTTTCAACGCGGTACGTGCCGCTCACTATCCGCACGATCCGGCGTTTCTCGACGCCGCCGACGAGATCGGCCTGGTCGTCGTCGCCTGCATGCCGGGCTGGCAGTTCTGGAGTGAGAACGCGACATTCGTGAATCGCACCTACGCGGACGCCGTGCAGATGATCCGCCGGGACCGCAACCGTCCGTCGGTGGTCCTCTGGGAAACCTCGCTGAACGAGACGCACTACCCGGAGTGGTGGGCGAAGAAGGTCGCCGAGCTTGCGCACGCGGAAATGCCCAACGATCAGATGTTCACCGCGGGCGACTACGGCTTGTGGGGAAAGCAGCACTATGACGTGAACTACAAGGTCGTCAACACGGACGGCTCGGACCCCGACCGGAACAAGCCGTTCTTCACCCGGGAATGGGGTGACTGGGAGGGGCCCTGCCAGGCGGGCCGCGAAGGTGGCGAGGAGGGCCTCGTAGGGCAGGTGGAGCGGCGGCAGAAGTACCTCAACGGTCCCGGGTACTGGGACTGGGGCGGGCTGGACGCCAGCCCCCGGATCGGCGGCTACTTCCTCTGGGTCTTCGAGGACTACGGCACGAACTCGCCGTATCAGAAATCCGGGGCGGTGGACATCGACCGGTACCCGAAGTACTGCTACCACTGGCTCAAGGGAATGCAGTCGCCGAAGAACCCCAATCACGGTGGCCCCATGGTCTTCATCGCCAGCACCTACTCGGCGAATTCCAGCCGCGAGGTCATGGTCTTCAGCAACACCGACCACGTGAAGCTGTACCAGAACGGCACCCTGGTCGGCGAGAAGAGCCGGAGCCAGAACGCGGGCACCGCCAAGCACATCGCCGGGAAGGACGGCAACCCCTACTACACCTTCTCCCTCCCCTCGTTCGCCGAGGGCGAGCTGAGAGCCGAGGGCCACATCGACGGCAAGCTGGTCACCAGCCAGGTCGTGAAAACTCCCGGAGTCCCGCACCACATCGAGATCGAGATCGATGACGCGGGCGTCCGTGAGGCACTGCGCGACCTGCTCGCGTACTACCTGCGGGACGCCTCGCCGTCCGGCGCGAAGGCGGCCTCGACACTGGCCGACGACGTGCGGCCCGACATGGTCGACGCGCTGATCAAGAAGGCCGGAGCGCAGCGCGGCAGCGCCCTCCCCGCCGCAGCAGCCGAGGCGCTCCGCCGATTCGCCCGGGCGCGCACCCGCATCCAGCCGGTGGCCGACGGCTCGGACCTGATCCCGGTGTTCATCAAGGTCGTGGACGTGAACGGCACCGTCGTCCCGACGTCCACCGCGGAGATCGAGCTCGCCGTGACCGGGAAGGGCAGCCTCGTCGGCCACGACATCCCCCGCCTCGCGGTACAGAGGCAGAAGGCCGGCGCCGGCATCGGCTACGCGCTGCTCGCGGCGGACAAGGACCCGGGCGCCATCACGATCACCGCGAAGTCCGACGGGGTGAAGTCCGGTGCGTTCACGGTGTGGACAGAGCCCTATTCCGGCCGGCACCTGCCCGACGGCCGTCATCCCGAGTGGAAGGACATCTCGACGTTGGAGGACCAAGGCGCGCAGAACATCGCCTTGAACATGCCGACCACGGCATCGAGCTTCCAACCAGGAAACATCCCGGACAACGCCGTCGATGACACCCCGAACACCAAGTGGGTCGCGAATGGCAGCGGGTCTGCCTGGTGGCAGGTCGATGTCAGTAAGTCATCGGACATTTCCGAGTTCCAGATCGTCTGGGAGTCCGACCAGGCGACCTACCGTTACGCCATCCTCACCTCGGACGACGCGGAGAACTGGACCAAGGTGGTGGACAAGGAGTCGAACACCGCCAAGAGCGCCACAGTGATCCACAAGGTGTCCGCCAAGGCGCGGTATGTGCGGGTGAACGTGCCTGCGGTCGACGGCGGTTGGCCGAGCATGCGTGAATTCCGGGTCGTTCCGCCCGGCGGCACGGGCGGAGGCACACCGGTCGACCCTGGGCCACAGATTCCCCGCGACCGGATCAGCGAGGTCAGCGCCACCAGCCACGAGAGTGGTTTTGAACCCGCCAAGGCTCTCGACGACGACATCACCTTCGGTACGGGATGGGCCGCCGCGTCAGCAACGCTGCCGCAGACGCTGACTGTGCAGCTGTCGGCTGCCCACGACCTCGTAGGTACCCGCATCCACTGGGGCAAGGACAGCAGTTGGTACACGTACAACCTGCAGGTGTCCGGGGATGGGCAGGAATGGACGACGGCGATTCCCGAGCTGACCCGCGGCGGCCAGTACAAGTTGCCGGAGACCTTCACCGCCGAGCGCGCGCAGTACGTCCGTATCAACATCACCGACGTCAGCGGCGGCGGCGCGCAGTCGGTCGCGGGCATCGCGGAGGTCATTCTCTACGGCTCGCCGAGCTGA
- a CDS encoding galactose-binding domain-containing protein produces the protein MSRRHKKIAHLLWIAVVASLLFSLPETKQAYAQQTAGNAPFINSWLVSGPFNSPVIDKQYECEGGESPVDGKTKITPKVGDSLRSGDESRNWEYFDDRMYNRTYDDYQDLYGYYSVKKGVDTRNKYVYAHTYVYSPVERQASFDVGASGSYRLYVNDKCLTSPSTPVEVQKDLTKQTVQLQAGWNKLMIQIKHTYTEDVNSNGVPIAKDQNVAYLGFYGRVTDQSGNRINDLVNSVTGPSGNLQIVSQGLSTDDSIDTPLPKGNMPIGYKEWPYVWNKSAADNKYGVAASDFQFMAAGGSPGYTWKITDGRLPDGLELNPDGSIANGLVDGKVDLNSPKGIIGANTKPGDYHFTVQVADREGQTASKQFTITVKERPNKWFEEGRVSALTHSTPTYNYFVDPNFSADRWAARAKRQGHSLVSIESLQQNYFWPSKFADPKHIRAEYLPKDKNGKVVDGLKQYAQAVKRYGMKFGLYYATEGGGLKHYSTDVLVQNVEDLIHRYGPEYLYFDGPQAMPDANYDVMYSLIRNYSDEIIVNSNAWGAEYGDPDLRTGEASSIYGNGGKNHLLKRTPMEPWKMIHTKNMLSAYYEKRDDFRQVSKEMLMNAGRGHVDNNDQSVIDSRGPNQNSPQDIATRYPKAVQEFIDVREELADWFAPKGRPERHESTTGTTPYFLAGYGYEDDGRGNYEKFAHPDSTTGPQWGYATARDNNVYLHIMKGPDGKKGFDAITDKSLTIGPVKDRVTSVKWLNSDTPVTSFSQEGDSLTINMANAHEDPIDTIIKIVTDNPERKYKLTDVTATGEQLSPRKLKVNAEGYMTYPALKARLSDLTYTSANPEVARVRPSGIVTPRTDGTTSITVRGAHGGVTKQDTLTVKVKDGLVYVAEDVIGASLLVEGKEAYGEFGLNNGLKYEMEGRSDAGGSIGLDAAQIKWHGGIVDLNGGDNYKPVAVKEVDTFTFKGDKILTPQVEAPTRGVVWADVTLDGKTFTTNRVFLDLLPYKNLAKDAEITAGQQHEAVPNLTDGKLIEADRFDQSKWSVPGNEKAWIQFRLPAKHEISNIDINFNTLDQNYINTPKTMTVQTSVDGVTWKDAGTVNGPTGTAYFGFYDQYPLSAQARYVKLVFDGGSNGSTTDLLEVAINGR, from the coding sequence GTGAGCAGACGACATAAAAAGATCGCACACCTGCTATGGATAGCGGTCGTCGCATCACTCCTGTTCAGCCTGCCCGAAACGAAGCAGGCATACGCGCAGCAGACGGCGGGAAACGCTCCATTCATCAACTCGTGGCTGGTGTCAGGCCCGTTCAATTCGCCGGTCATCGACAAGCAGTATGAATGCGAAGGCGGCGAGTCACCGGTCGACGGAAAGACGAAGATCACCCCGAAGGTCGGCGACTCGCTGAGATCCGGCGACGAAAGCAGGAACTGGGAGTACTTCGACGACCGTATGTACAACCGGACCTACGACGACTACCAGGATCTCTACGGGTACTACTCCGTCAAGAAGGGTGTCGATACGAGGAACAAGTATGTGTACGCGCACACGTACGTCTACAGTCCGGTCGAGCGACAGGCAAGTTTCGACGTCGGGGCGAGCGGTTCTTACCGGCTGTATGTGAACGACAAGTGCCTGACGAGTCCGAGCACTCCGGTGGAGGTGCAGAAGGATCTGACAAAGCAGACTGTCCAGCTGCAGGCCGGCTGGAACAAGCTGATGATTCAGATCAAGCACACCTACACGGAGGACGTGAATTCAAATGGTGTGCCGATTGCCAAGGACCAGAACGTAGCCTATCTCGGGTTCTACGGCCGAGTGACGGATCAGTCCGGCAACAGGATCAATGATCTGGTGAACTCCGTAACAGGTCCTTCGGGAAACCTGCAGATCGTTTCGCAAGGGCTATCGACCGACGATTCGATCGACACTCCGCTCCCGAAGGGAAATATGCCGATCGGCTACAAGGAGTGGCCATACGTCTGGAACAAGTCCGCGGCCGACAACAAGTACGGCGTCGCCGCCTCAGATTTTCAGTTCATGGCAGCCGGTGGCTCGCCGGGCTATACATGGAAGATCACCGACGGCAGGTTGCCTGATGGTCTGGAGCTGAACCCTGACGGCTCCATCGCAAACGGACTTGTCGACGGGAAAGTCGATCTGAACAGCCCCAAAGGCATCATCGGCGCCAACACCAAACCGGGCGACTACCACTTCACCGTCCAGGTTGCCGACAGGGAAGGACAAACTGCTTCAAAACAATTCACCATCACGGTGAAGGAACGTCCCAACAAGTGGTTCGAAGAAGGCAGGGTCAGCGCACTGACGCATTCCACCCCGACGTACAACTACTTCGTGGATCCAAACTTCTCTGCTGATCGATGGGCAGCGAGAGCGAAGCGTCAAGGACACTCACTGGTGTCGATCGAATCACTGCAGCAGAACTACTTCTGGCCGTCCAAATTCGCAGATCCGAAGCACATCAGGGCGGAATATCTCCCCAAGGACAAGAACGGCAAGGTAGTAGACGGGCTGAAGCAGTACGCACAAGCAGTAAAGCGCTACGGCATGAAGTTCGGTTTGTACTACGCGACCGAGGGTGGGGGTCTGAAGCATTATTCCACTGATGTACTCGTGCAGAATGTGGAAGATCTCATCCACCGCTACGGTCCGGAGTACCTGTATTTCGACGGTCCACAGGCAATGCCCGATGCCAACTATGACGTGATGTACAGCCTGATACGCAACTACAGCGACGAGATCATCGTGAACTCGAACGCATGGGGGGCGGAGTACGGCGATCCGGATCTGAGAACCGGGGAGGCGTCGAGCATCTACGGCAACGGGGGGAAGAATCATCTTCTGAAGCGGACGCCCATGGAACCGTGGAAGATGATCCACACAAAGAACATGTTGTCGGCGTACTACGAAAAGCGCGACGACTTCAGGCAGGTCTCGAAAGAGATGCTGATGAACGCCGGTCGAGGACATGTCGACAACAACGATCAGAGTGTTATCGACAGCCGGGGACCGAACCAGAACTCTCCCCAAGATATCGCCACGAGATACCCGAAGGCGGTCCAGGAATTCATCGATGTAAGAGAAGAACTCGCCGACTGGTTCGCACCGAAGGGTAGGCCGGAGAGGCACGAGTCCACGACGGGCACGACTCCGTACTTCCTGGCCGGGTACGGATACGAAGACGACGGGCGAGGAAATTACGAGAAGTTCGCTCACCCAGACAGCACGACCGGCCCGCAATGGGGATACGCGACGGCCAGGGACAACAACGTCTACCTTCACATCATGAAGGGGCCGGACGGCAAGAAGGGCTTCGACGCGATCACCGACAAGTCCCTGACCATTGGCCCGGTCAAGGATCGGGTGACGTCGGTGAAGTGGTTGAACAGCGACACCCCGGTCACATCGTTCAGTCAGGAAGGCGACAGTCTGACCATCAATATGGCCAATGCGCACGAGGATCCGATCGACACGATCATCAAGATCGTGACCGACAACCCTGAGCGCAAGTACAAGCTGACCGACGTCACCGCGACCGGTGAGCAGCTTTCGCCGCGGAAATTGAAGGTCAATGCCGAGGGCTACATGACGTATCCCGCACTGAAGGCCCGGCTTTCAGACTTGACGTACACCAGCGCGAATCCTGAGGTAGCGAGAGTTCGGCCCAGCGGAATCGTGACTCCGAGGACTGACGGCACGACGAGCATCACGGTACGCGGCGCTCATGGGGGCGTGACCAAGCAGGACACGTTGACGGTGAAGGTCAAGGACGGTCTCGTCTACGTCGCCGAGGACGTGATCGGCGCATCGTTGCTGGTGGAAGGAAAGGAGGCCTACGGCGAGTTCGGCCTGAACAATGGGCTGAAGTACGAGATGGAAGGCAGGTCGGACGCAGGCGGGTCCATCGGCTTGGATGCAGCACAGATCAAGTGGCATGGCGGCATCGTCGATCTGAACGGCGGCGACAATTACAAGCCGGTTGCCGTCAAGGAAGTGGACACGTTCACGTTCAAGGGAGACAAGATCCTCACACCGCAGGTCGAGGCGCCCACCAGAGGAGTCGTCTGGGCGGACGTGACGCTGGACGGCAAGACCTTCACGACAAACAGGGTCTTCCTGGACCTGCTGCCGTACAAGAACCTGGCAAAGGACGCCGAAATCACTGCCGGCCAGCAGCACGAGGCGGTGCCGAACCTCACCGACGGCAAGCTGATCGAGGCCGATCGGTTCGATCAGTCGAAGTGGTCGGTGCCAGGAAACGAGAAGGCTTGGATTCAATTCAGGCTTCCGGCGAAGCACGAGATCTCCAACATCGACATCAACTTCAACACGCTGGATCAGAATTACATCAACACACCCAAGACGATGACGGTCCAAACCAGTGTCGACGGCGTGACCTGGAAGGATGCCGGCACCGTCAACGGCCCCACAGGAACCGCCTATTTCGGGTTCTACGACCAGTACCCCCTCAGCGCACAGGCCCGGTACGTGAAGTTGGTGTTTGACGGCGGCTCCAACGGGTCGACGACCGACTTGCTCGAAGTAGCCATCAACGGAAGGTAG
- a CDS encoding MFS transporter — MAGDSPADEPDRRPAARAATPRTAPTTARSARTAGQTQTGRPASRELAHASWGFLADAVGRRRAFAISFAVSAVSVGYLFPFQHTYGEFLLALPVVGFGLFGALSGTFVYGPELFPPSVRATGMALCNSIGRFITAAGPLVAGVIAVSWFGGDLGLAITCVAAVGLIAVAGLVFAPETRGAELPSEPLELGPDQAEPPTGSITSKEMYT, encoded by the coding sequence ATGGCAGGTGACAGCCCAGCGGATGAGCCGGATCGTAGACCGGCCGCTCGGGCAGCAACGCCGCGAACTGCTCCCACAACGGCTCGGTCAGCCAGGACGGCAGGACAGACACAAACAGGTCGACCAGCCTCCCGAGAGCTGGCGCACGCCTCGTGGGGCTTCCTCGCCGACGCCGTCGGGCGGCGCAGGGCTTTCGCCATCAGCTTCGCCGTCTCCGCCGTCAGCGTCGGCTATCTCTTCCCCTTCCAGCACACCTACGGCGAGTTCCTGCTTGCCCTGCCGGTCGTCGGATTCGGCCTGTTCGGCGCCCTGTCGGGCACTTTCGTCTACGGCCCCGAACTCTTCCCGCCCAGTGTGCGTGCCACCGGAATGGCCCTGTGCAACAGCATCGGCCGCTTCATCACCGCAGCCGGCCCGCTTGTGGCCGGCGTCATCGCCGTCTCATGGTTCGGCGGAGACCTGGGCCTGGCGATCACTTGTGTCGCGGCGGTCGGCCTGATCGCGGTCGCCGGTCTCGTCTTCGCACCCGAGACCCGCGGGGCCGAACTCCCGAGCGAACCCCTCGAGCTCGGCCCGGACCAGGCGGAGCCGCCGACCGGGTCGATCACCAGCAAGGAGATGTACACATGA
- a CDS encoding FAD-dependent monooxygenase has protein sequence MNAYDGATAAVIGGSIGGLTTALLLRDLGFTVDVFERTPTALDGRGSGIVLQPDTLRWFTERSEQHPESLSTSTDFVQYLGPDNRIVHRERRTWSYTSWGTFYRALLGDFGQEHYHLGEYACGFDQDDRSVTVRFVSGREVTADLVVFADGITSIGRERLDPTAALTYSGYIGWRGTVPEKDLSEWRSVAPRRTCVSGWATAPPTFP, from the coding sequence ATGAACGCATATGACGGCGCGACCGCGGCAGTCATCGGCGGGTCGATCGGCGGCCTCACCACGGCGCTCCTCCTGCGCGACCTGGGCTTCACAGTCGACGTCTTCGAGCGGACCCCCACCGCTCTGGACGGACGCGGAAGCGGCATCGTCCTGCAGCCGGACACCCTGCGCTGGTTCACCGAGCGCAGCGAACAGCACCCGGAGAGCCTCAGCACGTCCACCGACTTCGTGCAGTACCTGGGCCCCGACAACCGGATCGTCCATCGCGAGCGGCGGACGTGGAGCTACACCTCGTGGGGGACGTTCTACCGCGCCCTGCTCGGCGACTTCGGGCAGGAGCACTACCACCTGGGTGAGTACGCCTGCGGGTTCGACCAGGACGACCGATCCGTCACCGTGCGGTTCGTGAGCGGACGTGAGGTGACCGCGGACCTGGTGGTCTTCGCCGACGGAATCACCTCCATCGGCCGCGAGCGCCTCGACCCGACCGCGGCACTTACCTACTCCGGCTACATCGGATGGCGCGGCACGGTCCCGGAGAAGGACCTCTCCGAATGGAGGTCGGTGGCACCGCGGCGGACATGCGTGAGTGGCTGGGCGACGGCGCCGCCGACCTTCCCTTGA
- a CDS encoding LysR family transcriptional regulator — protein sequence MMDLRQMEVVVAVADAGGFTAAARRLHVVQSAVSSTVRGLERELGTPLFDRTTHRVALTPAGEAFVPAARAALRAAELAREAVDAVQGQLRGRVTVGTMQGVWAGLHHALAALRAEHPGVVVQLRQAAVADIRQALREGTVDLAVVALDRQQQRGLTTRLLSREEMVLVVSSRRVIAGTTPNGEVRLADIARLPLVDFTPGWAIRYAVDRAFRAAGVDRSTTFEVNDIVAAAELVRNDLGICIMPKSIAARFPDLPQYRFGRHAPNWKIMVVRPPGEAPPAVAALLRHIT from the coding sequence ATGATGGATCTGCGGCAGATGGAGGTCGTCGTCGCGGTGGCGGATGCGGGCGGGTTCACGGCGGCGGCAAGGCGGCTGCACGTGGTCCAGTCCGCCGTATCCAGCACGGTACGGGGCCTCGAACGTGAGCTGGGCACGCCGTTGTTCGACCGCACGACGCACCGCGTCGCCCTGACACCGGCCGGCGAGGCGTTCGTCCCCGCCGCACGCGCGGCGCTCCGCGCCGCCGAACTGGCACGGGAGGCGGTCGACGCCGTACAGGGACAGCTGCGCGGGCGGGTGACGGTCGGCACAATGCAGGGGGTCTGGGCGGGTCTCCACCACGCCCTGGCCGCGCTGCGGGCGGAGCACCCAGGTGTGGTGGTCCAACTGAGGCAGGCGGCAGTGGCCGACATCCGGCAGGCACTGCGCGAGGGCACGGTGGATCTGGCCGTGGTGGCGCTCGACCGCCAACAGCAGCGAGGACTGACGACCCGGCTGCTGTCCCGCGAGGAAATGGTGCTGGTTGTGTCGTCCCGGCGGGTCATCGCCGGGACGACACCGAACGGCGAGGTCCGACTCGCCGACATCGCCCGGTTGCCCCTCGTGGACTTCACCCCCGGCTGGGCCATCCGCTACGCGGTCGATCGGGCCTTCCGTGCCGCAGGCGTCGACCGCAGCACGACATTCGAGGTGAACGACATCGTCGCGGCAGCCGAACTGGTCCGCAACGACTTGGGCATCTGCATCATGCCCAAGTCGATCGCAGCCCGCTTCCCCGATCTGCCCCAGTACCGGTTCGGCCGGCACGCGCCGAACTGGAAGATCATGGTGGTGAGACCTCCCGGCGAGGCACCCCCGGCAGTCGCCGCGCTGCTGCGGCACATCACCTGA
- a CDS encoding Dps family protein produces the protein MTTSTKPVSSSQPWLHQRGEVIQEFGTVKQFPIGLSYEARMYSCQRLNKVLADTQILHGLYKKHHWLMRGATFYQLHLVLDKHAGEQLEIVDTIAERVQSLGGVAVGDPRHVAEITSIPRPPDGVEEVPAMLSRLLEAHETILVEAHDAAARTGELGDDGTNDLLVSQVIRTGELQAWFLAEHLVDTPLVRA, from the coding sequence ATGACCACCAGTACCAAGCCCGTGAGCAGCAGCCAGCCGTGGCTGCACCAGAGGGGCGAGGTGATCCAGGAGTTCGGCACCGTCAAGCAGTTCCCGATCGGCCTGTCCTACGAGGCGCGGATGTACTCCTGCCAGCGCCTGAACAAGGTCCTGGCGGACACTCAGATCCTCCACGGCCTCTACAAGAAGCATCACTGGCTGATGCGCGGCGCGACCTTCTACCAACTGCACCTGGTCCTCGACAAGCACGCGGGGGAGCAGCTGGAAATCGTCGATACCATCGCCGAACGCGTCCAGTCCCTGGGCGGCGTCGCGGTGGGCGACCCCAGGCACGTCGCGGAGATCACATCGATCCCGCGGCCTCCGGACGGAGTGGAGGAAGTACCGGCGATGCTGTCACGGCTGCTGGAAGCCCACGAGACCATCCTCGTCGAGGCCCACGACGCCGCCGCCCGGACCGGTGAGCTGGGTGACGACGGCACCAACGATCTCCTGGTCTCACAGGTGATCAGGACCGGGGAACTGCAGGCCTGGTTCCTGGCCGAGCATCTGGTCGACACCCCGCTCGTCCGCGCCTGA